Proteins encoded together in one Nymphalis io chromosome 24, ilAglIoxx1.1, whole genome shotgun sequence window:
- the LOC126777921 gene encoding uncharacterized protein LOC126777921, translating into MADFNKGQEEEDGFQCIHCTESSSELLTCKSCSDQYHYEWVETEKTEYKDISEEFKLSWLCPECSHPQDGDDDFNKSTQAPTAQESIMNEKISSTKAERYSRNAQLDACMELREDLKAVLEDLKLENTTFLINFSNKLKDLKDQMAAQPNLEKVLLLLNKCAQIQRCMTEKQNVLRKYQLESEEILSHLEDITEKLYQIELN; encoded by the coding sequence ATGGCTGACTTCAACAAAGGACAAGAAGAAGAAGATGGGTTTCAATGTATTCATTGCACAGAATCATCAAGTGAGTTACTAACTTGCAAGTCTTGTAGTGATCAGTACCACTATGAGTGGGTGGAAACAGAGAAAACtgaatataaagatatttctgAAGAATTTAAGCTATCTTGGCTTTGTCCCGAGTGTAGTCATCCTCAAGATGGAGatgatgattttaataaatcgaCACAAGCCCCGACTGCACAAGAATCTATCATGAATGAAAAAATCTCCTCTACAAAGGCAGAACGCTACTCTAGAAATGCCCAACTTGATGCATGTATGGAATTGCGGGAAGATTTAAAGGCCGTTTTAGaagatttaaaattagaaaacacCACATTCTTAATCAATTTTAGCAATAAATTGAAAGACTTAAAAGATCAAATGGCTGCACAGCCTAATTTGGAAAAAGTTCTGCTTTTGCTGAATAAATGTGCACAAATACAGAGATGTATGACGGAGAAACAAAACGTTCTTAGAAAATACCAATTAGAGAGTGAAGAAATTCTCTCGCACTTAGAAGACATCACAGAAAAACTCTATCAAAtagagttaaattaa